The DNA segment aatttttctcctcataataaaaagaaaaatttgtttcaaaatttcaaatgttAGAAGTTGAAATCAGGTAATTTCTCTGTAAAAAACCagtttgaataaatattaatattaatcgaaaaataatttaaataattacccCCTAGAAAGAAATGTCACTTTTTATACtagttattgaaaatttttttagcaaAATTTGAACAGTAAATCCtagatttttaaatcaatttgaGGGTGACGATGTCACCCTAACATTGCCTTCACTGTTCGACACAATGGTTCATGGGCAATAAACCACGGTAGTGTCTTTAGATTTCGTAATTACAAGACCGAATGTGTCACTCGCGCGCCCTATTCGAATTTTCCGCCTGGAATACATTGACCAATGAGATAAAAGTTTTACGTATGACGTTAGCCAATGGCTTTTGTGGTTAAGTTAATGCACATGACTGTGCTATGTTGAATAGGAACTCTATATAGTATATACTCAAAGGagctacatttatttaaattggcACTAGTGAGCAGTGTCAATTGTAGAGTAATCTGGTTCGATTacttattatatttatttattagaaaaatgaGTACTACAACGAGACGGAATTCACTACCaagtaatttttacaatttttgaaaatttttattgcacgATTCAAAGATGACATTAAATTTGTTAATATTTATGCCAATTTCGGATTTGAGCAATCGAATTTGTTCAAATTCCATTGTTGaatatatttgaatatttgtgTGCGTTGTTTTAATGCACTGAAGACAAATTTTCTTTCACGAATCAGTCGTTTTTTTCACATTATTAGAGACTTACCTAACCTATGGAAACTTGAATCGTTTCTGTCTTTGCTATGCTGAGAATGCTCATAATTAACAGTAATATAATAaacttatttaatttattttcacaaaATGATTCCGAAAATTGGCGATTTGGGAATTGACATTTTCTTTatcggaattttattttgaagccAAGAGCTAGGTTAATTGTGCGCATTATGGAGTTGCTCAAGACGAATTCATTGAACACGTGAACCAATGGAATCATATTGTTGAGAAATTTCATTGCAGAATAATCGAGAATAATTCTTTATCTAGATTTGATAAATATCGGAAATGAGACCTCAACTCGAAATGCCATCCTCACAGTGGGCCTTATTTTTTTGGCTTCATTGACAGTACTTCTTTATATCTACACTAATTTTCCAGAATTGGAAgagtaagaaaataaaatttacatccTCTATATGATTTCAATCAAGtgtttgtttataattttcactTGAAACATGTTATTAATTATAGAAACGAAAAGAAACATATGAAAGTTCCCCTTCACATAGATGATGCTAAAAATCTTGGAAAACTATTGGAGAGATACAAAGATCTTTATTACGTGGAAGTTATTGCTGGTGTCTTCATCACGTTCATCTTGTATCCTTTGCCATAAAATTAATCTATATTTAATTTGCCAAGATTGATAATTAAAGCGATAACTATAATCgctatttgaatttatttgaaaactcTGGaactatttatatttattaataacacTAAGAATCACTTATATACTTTTAAATATCATgctttaaataaattcaatcacataaggaaaaaaaaatattccttacATAAGTAAATTATGTCTCAGTTTGCAAACATTTGCTATTCCAGGATCCATATTTCTGTCAATTCTCTCAGGATTTCTCTTTCCATTTTATCTTGCACTTGTCCTCGTTTGCACCTGCAGTGCAATTGGAGCATCGCTTTGTTATCTCCTGTCATCTTTATtaggaagaaaattattattcaagtaTTTTCCGGACAGAGCCAACCAGTGGGCGCAAACAGTGAAAGAACACAAGGACAATCTATTTAACTATATTTTGTTTCTGAGGATGACTCCATTACTTCCAAATTGGTTTATAAATTTGGCCAGTCCTGTTATAGGAGTTCCCATAGCTCCGTTTACCCTTGGGACATTCTTTGGTGTTGCACCACCCTCATTTCTGGCCATTCAAGCTGGACAGACGCTCAATAAGTTGACGTCCTCCAGTGATACATGGTCATGGTCTAGTATGATTGTTTTATGCATATTTGCACTATTATCTTTAGTTCCTGTATACTTTAAGAACTTGTTCAACAGATTGTTCAAAAGACTGCGACTGAAGTTTGATTGAACTTTCTCTAAATTCCATTTTACTCCGCTTGAGGTTTTTTcctatttcattttaattttttttcattacaacaAAGTGGAGGATAAAAAATCTTAGTTTAAGTGATTTTTCCTTAACTTATGGAGGCATTCTATTGAAATTCTGATGTAAAAagctttcatttaaaaatatgaatgcatttgtaattgtaattaaattttaagtaTAGAAACTTTTTAAACCTAAGCTCTTGTCATATGAGGAAAATTTGTACCaagtattatttatattagatAGAAGAGCATGTATTCCATAAGTGCAATAAAAAGTTCTCCCTGTATTTCATACGTGTGCGTTGAATATTATGTTCTTCATTATCGGAGTAATTGTCATAGAGCAGCTGTGAAATAATATCAGTTGCCGaagtaattttcaatgagtTTACTTATAATTCCGTTTCGATTATCGATATGACTGGaatgattataatttttatttttcctcttatGTCTGCCCCTTTGCTATTGAATTATCAACAGTAGTGAACTTGATCTCAAATAAAAACAGGTTGTTAGAATCAACGTTGAGCGTTGAGCCAATCAGCTGTATTTTAAGTATTTTaagtaattttataaaaaaactatAGATACTCCAATGTATCTTCTCGAAGCTCATGTAATTGGGATAACATATATATTATGTCGAGTATTTAATTTACTtatcgtgaaataaaaaagtaaaCCAAGAGATGAATTTGTATATTTATCTTCAATAAATGAGTTGGAGATATCTAGTAATCTTaagttatttattgatttattttcagaAATCGATAACAGAAATTAtgctaaaaattatttttactcgtCAACAGAATGATGTAAGGTGATTGATTGATATATCAGTTGAGTTGATTACTGGGAGGCTGGTTGGTCTCCAGTACCACCAATTATACCAcactgaaaatttataaaggagaataaaaattaatacttGTTCTTTTAGACCAGGTGAAATAATGACGTACGTGTGTGATGTGAGGATAACAATATTACAGAAGATTTGCAATTCCTTTGACATTCAGGAGTAGGCATAATTTTAATCAGtcttgaaccacttgtggacCTCAAAATAACATTACTGCATTCAGGATTTggctgaaaaattcaatattagtttttaaataattatacaaaattgacaatgaaaaatgaattgaaaactAGTGAATTTAGTGCTGAAATTCCGTttatatttctatttattcgTAGTTTTTTTGATAGCTGTTGTcctgcattttttaaaattctagCTACCATAGAAATTATTACATGGTAATTAAATTTGGTAATGAATTACAAGTGTTAATTCATTTACTCTATAAATTTGACGATTTTCTATACTTACCAAAACATATTCATCAGCTTTGGCttcatcaatgaaaaaatatctttctgTACTCTGACTCCACCATTTCGGTATACCTAATGGATTTGGCATTAATTTTCTAACAAGTCGATTTGGTCTCATTCGATTCAACTTCCATGATATGTGAGTATTCAAGCTTTGAGACGGATGCTCATCAAGTcggttttcaattaaattttttattattctataataataataattacatcacttaaaaaaatgcttgatatgaaaaaaaaaacaaagtacATTGTAAATGGTTTTGACATACCTGTAATGTGGATTATTTGAGGTGACTTTTTTGGCATCGGCATCAAAAATATCTGAGTATTTTTCATACATACTAATAATACTATttagatttattttattgtcactTTCAACTCTCGTAAATGGCATTGCAATATTAAATGTGTTAGTCATGTTCCAGCTGGTCATGTCAGGTACTGATTGAGCAGTAGTGCATGGCCAACAATCCATGTCAGCTACTTTGAAGAAGGGGTTTTCTAAGAGACAGGATTCATCATAgaattctaaataaaaaaattatgtaatcccatcagtaaaatgaaaaaaaaaagttgataagTTCCATCAagataaatgtaaaaaataatgctgataaatataataattaccagTTAAAGTTGGATATCTCTGGATAATAGGTACAGCAAGTTGTCGAAACACCGTCAAGCcaggataaataaaattttgcatattcctcaaaaaaatgCTATGAGTTGATGGATGATTGTACAATCCCATTGAGCAAATGAATACTAGTAAACATCCTAGGATCAGAATTTTCAAGCCTTTCAGCAGTATATGAATTCTTTTAACATATTTATGCTCTAACTCCAAGAAGCACTTATCGAAAATTGTTTTCGTTTCCTCATCCGTAATACCATTCTCTCTCGCGTATATCCGTAGATCGTCTACATACTGTTTATATAAATACAAATTATCCATATCTACTTGGATAATTACTTAACTCACGTCAAGTCACTTTCAATTATCACGTTAAATAGTTATCATTTATGACCTAGAGTTAGACTTATTTGGGTGATAATTTTAtagacaattgaaaaattgagggtTGTCTATTTGTTTCCATCAACTCTACCCCCACTACTTCATTCTTTTAACCAGTTATTAATTCCTATGTATAGTTACATATAGTATTCATTTTGTCATTGGCTGCATCTGTTTAATCACGTGGTTATTTATCTACCAGTAATACTTGAGTTTGCCACGTCTTGCCATGATGGAAAGCGACCTTAACATTAACCAACTCTATCATCACAACAAATACCACCGCCAGTAGTTACAACAAAGTTGGTTAAGTCAACTTTGTAAAAGTGTTTTGTGATATTTGTCCTCATCTGCTATTTCACTAGATCTATGTGGTTTAATTTGTATAATTATAAGCATTTGTATATATTTTGAGGTTAGAGTCTCTAGGTGATATTTTAACAATGACTTTTCGCCGTTTATCACATTTAAAAACAGTTTCACGGTGTATTTTAACAATATCAATAGTATTTAGTTATGCAATATCACTATCAGTAGGTGAAAATGCACCTGTTGAGATTGAAAAACCGGAGATTGTCATAACTTCGACGGTAAGTTGTATTTCACAATGTCCTTGTTACTACGATCCACTCACCTATTTGTCATGAGATATGTTAGTGTAtagtagtttttatttttttatgaaaaacgataaaatgatAGAAATTTATTGCTTTGTAGTAAACTATGAATGTATACAGAGAGAATAAATATTACATGAATGCAGATggttaaattaataatttacttAATAATAAAGCTTATGACCAATTGTTTTTTAAGAAACATGAAGAGTCAACGGGATCAGTTCCTGTTCAAGGAAGTTTGGGATTTCTTCATGCTTTCATTGCAGCACTCTCTGTTATCGTTGTCTCAGAACTTGGtgataaaacatttttcatagcTGCAATTATGGCTATGAGGCATCCTCGATTGACTGTTTTCATTGGTGCAATTAGTGCATTAGCCCTCATGACAATACTTTCTGGTAAGTGTCCTTGGCCTGGCGATATTTTATGGTTGTGAGAATCTACGCAGGATAAATTCTTTGTTTtatgataaacattttttaattattttttaagtgTTCTTTGGATATGTCGCTACTATTATTCCCAGAGCCTATACGTATTATATATCGACGGCTTTATTCGCTTTGTTTGGATTAAAGATGTTGAAGGATGGGTATTATATGTCCTCTACCGAGGGTCAGGAGGAACTGGAGGAAGTGCAGTCGGATTTGAGAAGGCGAGAAGATGAGGTACAGATTTTATTAACGACTATTGTgcttaataataaatattttaatgaaattttaaattatgaaattaaacaTGACTAAGGAttgcaatttaaaaataatgtttgccCCAACTGTAGTACTATTCTAGCTATTATTTCTCCCTAGTTGAAATGAAATCTattattatgaaattaatatcGATATGAGTTATAATAAGGAGAAAGTAGTGGTGAAACGGTTTTAGATTAAGAAatatattcttttttttttctatgcaGCTAGAAAGGGAGGTGGGGGCTGCAGTAGTGACCCAAGATCCTGAAACCGGTGTGATACGAAAAAGTCCCAAGACAACTGCCTTCATGTTGCTGTcacgaatatttttccaagCATTCACCCTGACATTTCTCGCTGAATGGGGCGATCGATCACAACTGACGACTATTATTCTTGCTGCACGAGAGGTGAAGTCTTAAAATTAATAACGCCGGTGAATGCCGGTTTGTGCTTATTTGAATGTTTGTTTTGTGACTTTGCAGTAAATTAGGGTATTGTTCTTAGTCAGTATCTTTTAGCTTAATGAAGGTTGAATATTCAACAAGAGATTGTTTCTTATGAAGTAAAATTAAGATCAAGGTGTTTGAAGAAAAACACTTGtatatttattgttttccTCAAGTTGGATAACTTATTAATGTTACTCTTTAAGGATATTTATGGAGTTATTGTCGGTGGCATTCTCGGCCACTCATTCTGCACTGGCCTTGCAGTCCTCGGCGGCCGCATGATTGCTCAAAGGATATCTGTCCGAACGGgtaaagtatttttcaatgtattgttttttttacttatCATTCTCAAGCATCATGCCTAATATGTCAATCAATTCAAGATTTCTATTGAAATATAATAatgtgaaaaacattttttttttccactgggaAATTCTTTATCCAAGCTGCGCTGTCTGCAAGacgtttaaaaaatacaaagaaTTGGTCGACATAAGATGACATGGTCGATATACTCTCAGGAGTAAATATAAATAACGTAAGATATTATAATCTTCGTTTGCAGTTACGATCATCGGTGGGATTGTTTTCCTAGCTTTTGCTATCACGGCACTCTTTATGGATCCTACAGAAAGTGtgtaaataatgtttttttaagtgagaaaaaataatcgccATGCTACGAGCCGAGCGGTACTCTGTTATTGCTAATTCTATCAGTCTGTATAGGTATTCCTCCAGTTTACTATTGTATATTATTAACTACTCCATAGTATTTGCGAGTTATTCAACAGTATGGTCAAATATTTAGCAacgatttttacattttttttttattcagaatgATTGTTTTTAGTTTCTTGAAGATGATGGCTTGTGAACTGTCAGCGATAATGGCAGTATTTTCCGATAGCTTAATGTTACGTGAATTAGAATACGATATTTGTAGACATGTGAAAAGATTAATTGCGGCGTAATCTTACATCTATAATTACTTACAGCTATGATTGTTTGAATTTCatcaaacatttttcttttgtgaAAGGACTATTCAAAACATCCATGTCAAgtcattgtaaataattaaagtcaaATCTACGCTGAAATAAGTGTTGTTAtttactaatttttattttttcagttttcgtTAATCTTCCGTTGGCAAATGTTATTAATTGTCGGTGGGTGTAGCATTATTCACCTTCAGAGGACTTCCACGCACCAGAGTCTCCTGATTGGTTCACTTCAACACTTCTCCTAATAatttgaaatgtaaattaattatgGAGGTTTTATATGTCAAGAATTAATATtcctaatatttattttttcttattttatttattgaatttattgattgacTCTATTGAACCGAATAAGACAGTAACGTAATTTCAAATTATCCGCCAAGGAAAAAGTCCCTAGCCGTGCGAAGGGTGGGGAAAGCGCTAGTGAGTTTCATGCGCAGCTTCCTCGCGCAGCTACTGTTGCTAGGCGGGCGCGCGCGCGCACAGGCCTGACTGGGCTACCTGGCGTCAGTATGCCCTGAGATGGCGGCTGTATGTGGATGCTTGTCCCGGCGTATCGTGTATTtcgtttaatttatttaataaaatgcgGAATTTAGTTTATTAAAGTGTTTAATTAGAGGGAAATAGTTTCGGGGCGTGTAATTAAAATAGTGAGTATTGTTTTTGAAAGTTTAATAGTAAATAGTGAAGGGATTTGTGGGAAGTGTGCATGAGGACGCTTGGGCGTGGCTCGTTGGTGGCTTGGTGATGAGGCCtaatttgttaaataattggCCAAATTGTTGCTAAAAAGACTGGTACATTGTGCATTGAGTGggattttgtaaaataataaaatgctaaaTGGACTGAAAAACGAGTAGCGTCTCCACAGAGCTGGGTGACGAAGGGATGGTGCGGCGAGGGGGGCAGCCGTACGTGTTCGTGTTGGTAATGACGCTTAATCTGTTAAATAATTGGTGAAAtattgctaaaaaaaagtggtaaatGGAGGGTAAATGCATTGGCCCGGAAAAGTGTGTTTATTGAgtgcaattttttgaaaaaataaaatgctaaATGGACAGTTGAGAAATGGGGAGCGTCTCTACAGACTTGGGTGACAAAGGGATGGTGCGGCGAGGGGAGGCAGCCGTACGTGGTAGTGCATGTCGGCGACTTGGAGGTGAGGCCTAATTATGgtggaaattttaataaaaaaacgacTAAATTGAGTGTGAATGCATCGGCCCAGAAAAATATGTTTATTAAGTggcattttttgaaataataaaatgttaaATGGAGGACTGTGAAATGCGCGGCGTGTCTACAGACCTGGGTGGCAAAGGGATGGTGCGGCGAGGCGGGGCAGCCGTGCGTGTTGGTGCTTGTCGGCGGCTTGGTGATGACGCGTAAcctgttaaataaaataattggacaaattgttggttaaaaaaaagtggtaaatTGCGTGTAAATGCATTGGCCTGGAAAGGTGTGTTTATTGAgtgacatttttaaaataataaaatggaaaatggacgaatgaaaaatacgtaGCGTATCTACAGACTTGAGTGGCAAAGggttcggggggggggggggcagttgTGCGCGTTGGTGGTTGTTGGTGCGTCGgtgtaatttgtttaaaattttaattaaaaaaatgatgagtgAGGTATGGATTGGCGTAAAAAAGTGTGTGCATtgcgttaaatttttttaaataataaaatgtttaattgTGGAGTGGAAATACGGGAGTGACCAGTGAGGCGAAGGgatcgaggggggggggggtagttGTGCGCGTTCGTGGTTGTCGGTGGGCCGGTAAAAAGgcgtaatttgtttaaaaatgtttagaattttaatttaaaaaataatgagtcgGGTTGTAAATACAGTGGCCTAAGAAAGTGTGTGCCTGTTGTTTGAATTGTGGCATAATTAAATGGTTAATTGGTTAGTGAGAAATCAGGTGGAATATTAAGTGAGCAGTGTTTTTTTGGTGGTGGAtagtcagtttttttttttttttttttttttttttttttaatgtgaattgTTGAAGTGAGCTGTGGAAAAGGAGGAATGCTGAGACAGCATTCGACAGCAGGCGACACATTGCAGTTATCCCGGTGAGTCAataattagagaatttttatttaaagttaatcatttgtgataaatttttaagaaGGTTAATGAGTAGCATAAAGCTGATATTAGTATAgaaaagagttttttttttggaattgttaattatttgtcacaaatgtttaacgatgttcatgatgagcttctagtggataagaggtacgtttatcagttgtgagaaattaaaattaattaattaataaagtgaagctagccagagtcggggtttttgaattaattagagaattagctcttaattgggttttatataatttttttgtgtcgtcagtaaaaataaaatggtgaaaaagctttgttgaaaaatcaatttttgtaatttgttttttttttttaatgtgaagtgagctgtggaaaaggaggaatgctgagacagcattcaacagcaggcgacagtatgcagtttgcagtttgcagttgatatctcggtgagtcaaaaattaaagaatttttatttaatgttaagcaattgtgataaatttttaattatttgtcacaaatgtttaacgatgctcatgatgagcttctagtggataagaggtacgtttatcagttgtgagaaattaaaattaattaattaataaagtgaagctagccagagtcggggtttttgaattaattagagaattagctcttaattgggttttatataatttttttgtgtcgtcagtaaaaataaaatggtgaaaaagctttgttgaaaaatcaatttttgtaatttgtcaTGGATTGTTGGACTCAGCTGTCTTATATACTGGTGGTTGTAGGAAGGGGTGTTTTTGGGGGGCGGCGCGCGGTGGGAAATGAAGACGGGCGTTGCTGTAGAATTCAGCGGCCGCCGTCAGATCCCGCACTTTATCCGTCGGACTCGGACGTGCATTATTGATACCCGTCGGAGTGCGACCTGTATCCTGAATTACCCGTCGTACTTGACTGTGGTGAAGTGCGACGTGGAGTCCCGTTTTGTATATGCCCTGTATATTGGGCGGTAAAAAGCGCGTAAATTGAGGGTGGAGGGGAATGAAGACGGGGGGATCGTCCAGAATTCGACGGCCTCCTTGTCGGAGCCCCTGGGGT comes from the Diachasmimorpha longicaudata isolate KC_UGA_2023 chromosome 11, iyDiaLong2, whole genome shotgun sequence genome and includes:
- the LOC135167628 gene encoding uncharacterized protein LOC135167628 isoform X2; its protein translation is MDNLYLYKQYVDDLRIYARENGITDEETKTIFDKCFLELEHKYVKRIHILLKGLKILILGCLLVFICSMGLYNHPSTHSIFLRNMQNFIYPGLTVFRQLAVPIIQRYPTLTENPFFKVADMDCWPCTTAQSVPDMTSWNMTNTFNIAMPFTRVESDNKINLNSIISMYEKYSDIFDADAKKVTSNNPHYRIIKNLIENRLDEHPSQSLNTHISWKLNRMRPNRLVRKLMPNPLGIPKWWSQSTERYFFIDEAKADEYVLPNPECSNVILRSTSGSRLIKIMPTPECQRNCKSSVILLSSHHTLWYNWWYWRPTSLPVINSTDISINHLTSFC
- the LOC135167631 gene encoding transmembrane protein 41 homolog isoform X2; this translates as MLRMLIINNLINIGNETSTRNAILTVGLIFLASLTVLLYIYTNFPELEENEKKHMKVPLHIDDAKNLGKLLERYKDLYYVEVIAGVFITFIFLQTFAIPGSIFLSILSGFLFPFYLALVLVCTCSAIGASLCYLLSSLLGRKLLFKYFPDRANQWAQTVKEHKDNLFNYILFLRMTPLLPNWFINLASPVIGVPIAPFTLGTFFGVAPPSFLAIQAGQTLNKLTSSSDTWSWSSMIVLCIFALLSLVPVYFKNLFNRLFKRLRLKFD
- the LOC135167629 gene encoding putative divalent cation/proton antiporter TMEM165 yields the protein MTFRRLSHLKTVSRCILTISIVFSYAISLSVGENAPVEIEKPEIVITSTKHEESTGSVPVQGSLGFLHAFIAALSVIVVSELGDKTFFIAAIMAMRHPRLTVFIGAISALALMTILSVFFGYVATIIPRAYTYYISTALFALFGLKMLKDGYYMSSTEGQEELEEVQSDLRRREDELEREVGAAVVTQDPETGVIRKSPKTTAFMLLSRIFFQAFTLTFLAEWGDRSQLTTIILAAREDIYGVIVGGILGHSFCTGLAVLGGRMIAQRISVRTVTIIGGIVFLAFAITALFMDPTESV
- the LOC135167628 gene encoding uncharacterized protein LOC135167628 isoform X3, with the translated sequence MDNLYLYKQYVDDLRIYARENGITDEETKTIFDKCFLELEHKYVKRIHILLKGLKILILGCLLVFICSMGLYNHPSTHSIFLRNMQNFIYPGLTVFRQLAVPIIQRYPTLTEFYDESCLLENPFFKVADMDCWPCTTAQSVPDMTSWNMTNTFNIAMPFTRVESDNKINLNSIISMYEKYSDIFDADAKKVTSNNPHYRIIKNLIENRLDEHPSQSLNTHISWKLNRMRPNRLVRKLMPNPLGIPKWWSQSTERYFFIDEAKADEYVLPNPECSNVILRSTSGSRLIKIMPTPECQRNCKSSCGIIGGTGDQPASQ
- the LOC135167628 gene encoding uncharacterized protein LOC135167628 isoform X1, with translation MDNLYLYKQYVDDLRIYARENGITDEETKTIFDKCFLELEHKYVKRIHILLKGLKILILGCLLVFICSMGLYNHPSTHSIFLRNMQNFIYPGLTVFRQLAVPIIQRYPTLTEFYDESCLLENPFFKVADMDCWPCTTAQSVPDMTSWNMTNTFNIAMPFTRVESDNKINLNSIISMYEKYSDIFDADAKKVTSNNPHYRIIKNLIENRLDEHPSQSLNTHISWKLNRMRPNRLVRKLMPNPLGIPKWWSQSTERYFFIDEAKADEYVLPNPECSNVILRSTSGSRLIKIMPTPECQRNCKSSVILLSSHHTLWYNWWYWRPTSLPVINSTDISINHLTSFC
- the LOC135167631 gene encoding transmembrane protein 41 homolog isoform X1, whose protein sequence is MSTTTRRNSLPNLINIGNETSTRNAILTVGLIFLASLTVLLYIYTNFPELEENEKKHMKVPLHIDDAKNLGKLLERYKDLYYVEVIAGVFITFIFLQTFAIPGSIFLSILSGFLFPFYLALVLVCTCSAIGASLCYLLSSLLGRKLLFKYFPDRANQWAQTVKEHKDNLFNYILFLRMTPLLPNWFINLASPVIGVPIAPFTLGTFFGVAPPSFLAIQAGQTLNKLTSSSDTWSWSSMIVLCIFALLSLVPVYFKNLFNRLFKRLRLKFD